Proteins encoded in a region of the Anoxybacillus amylolyticus genome:
- a CDS encoding helix-turn-helix domain-containing protein: protein MSKKQRTYKSYSPELKLEAVQRALAGESVKVIAHHLEITDPDYIYKWIDPYEMYGEVGLKRKVRNHPEMDKDFIIRELEMENEILKKYLQILKREGRRRSSK, encoded by the coding sequence ATGTCGAAAAAACAAAGAACTTATAAAAGCTATTCTCCAGAATTGAAGCTGGAAGCCGTTCAAAGAGCCTTGGCGGGAGAGAGTGTAAAAGTCATTGCACATCATCTTGAGATTACAGATCCTGACTATATTTATAAATGGATAGATCCGTATGAAATGTACGGGGAAGTAGGACTAAAACGAAAAGTTAGAAATCATCCTGAAATGGACAAGGATTTCATCATACGAGAATTAGAGATGGAGAATGAAATTTTAAAAAAGTATCTTCAAATCTTGAAAAGGGAGGGAAGACGGCGAAGTTCAAAATAG
- a CDS encoding Bax inhibitor-1/YccA family protein — MNSSVVYPSRSPVAKLVVAFFAALAVATAGLYVGQSISVAWYLPLSILEIVLLLVMIFARRQKAVGYSLMFAFMFISGATLAPVIGHYVSIIGADAVFKAFALAVISFSGVALYAAKTKEDFSFLGGFLTLGAFALLGLLLIQWFIPFSSVGQMGIAALGILLFLGFTIYDINRLVRYGFSEADIPMIVVNIYLDFINLFIYILRFFASDED, encoded by the coding sequence ATGAATTCATCGGTCGTTTATCCATCGCGAAGTCCTGTAGCGAAGCTGGTTGTTGCCTTTTTCGCCGCGTTAGCAGTAGCAACAGCGGGGCTATATGTGGGGCAATCTATTTCCGTTGCTTGGTATTTGCCGCTTTCTATACTTGAAATAGTTTTGTTGCTTGTGATGATTTTTGCTCGCCGCCAAAAAGCGGTCGGCTATTCGCTTATGTTTGCGTTTATGTTCATTTCCGGCGCAACGTTAGCTCCGGTTATCGGCCACTACGTTTCCATTATTGGGGCTGACGCTGTCTTTAAAGCGTTTGCTTTAGCAGTGATTTCGTTTTCCGGCGTCGCTCTTTACGCGGCAAAAACAAAAGAAGATTTTTCGTTCCTCGGCGGCTTTCTCACGCTTGGGGCGTTTGCGTTGCTTGGTTTATTACTCATCCAATGGTTTATTCCGTTTTCGAGCGTCGGACAAATGGGGATTGCCGCTTTAGGCATCTTGCTTTTCCTTGGCTTTACGATTTATGACATTAACCGCCTCGTTCGCTACGGCTTCAGCGAAGCAGACATTCCAATGATTGTCGTCAACATTTATCTCGACTTCATTAACCTGTTCATTTACATTTTACGCTTTTTCGCAAGCGATGAAGACTAA
- a CDS encoding RNA-guided endonuclease TnpB family protein: MVNKSYKFRLYPTKEQEQLLAKTFGCVRFVYNKMLEERIQIYEKFKDDKEALKKQTFPTPAKYKKEFPWLKEVDSLALANAQLNLQKAFQNFFSGRAGFPKFKNRKAKQSYTTNVVNGNIQLSDGYIKLPKLKWVKFKQHREIPAHHIIKACTIKKTKTGKYYVSILTEYEHQPVPKEIQTVVGLDFSMNGLFVDSEGKRANYPRFYRQALEKLAKEQRILSRRKKGSNRWHKQRLKVAKLHEKIANQRKDFLHKKSYELAKQYDCVVIENLNMKGMSQVLNFGKSVHDNGWGMFTTFLQYKLEEQGKKLIKIDKWFPSSKTCSCCDQVKESLSLSERTFRCECGFESDRDVNAAINIKHEGMKRLAIA, from the coding sequence ATGGTAAACAAATCATATAAATTCCGTCTGTACCCAACAAAAGAACAAGAACAGCTGCTTGCCAAAACCTTCGGTTGTGTCCGTTTCGTTTATAACAAAATGCTTGAAGAACGCATACAAATTTATGAAAAGTTCAAAGACGACAAAGAAGCTTTGAAAAAACAAACATTTCCGACCCCTGCCAAGTACAAAAAGGAGTTTCCTTGGCTTAAAGAAGTGGATAGCCTTGCGTTAGCAAACGCCCAATTGAATTTGCAGAAAGCGTTTCAAAATTTCTTTTCGGGTCGTGCTGGATTTCCAAAGTTCAAAAACCGCAAGGCGAAACAGTCGTACACCACAAATGTGGTCAATGGCAATATTCAACTTTCAGATGGCTATATCAAGTTACCCAAACTGAAATGGGTCAAGTTCAAGCAACATCGGGAGATTCCTGCCCACCATATCATCAAGGCTTGTACGATCAAGAAAACAAAAACAGGAAAATACTATGTTTCTATTCTCACCGAATACGAACATCAACCTGTCCCCAAAGAAATACAAACGGTTGTTGGGCTTGATTTTTCCATGAATGGTTTATTTGTCGATAGCGAGGGTAAGAGAGCCAATTATCCTCGTTTCTATCGGCAAGCATTGGAAAAATTAGCGAAAGAACAACGGATATTATCACGCCGAAAGAAGGGTTCTAATCGTTGGCACAAACAGCGTTTGAAAGTAGCGAAGCTACATGAGAAAATAGCGAACCAACGAAAAGACTTTCTACACAAAAAATCATACGAATTAGCGAAACAGTATGATTGCGTGGTCATCGAAAACCTCAACATGAAAGGGATGTCGCAAGTCCTGAATTTCGGCAAGAGCGTTCATGACAACGGCTGGGGGATGTTCACGACATTTCTCCAATACAAGTTAGAGGAGCAAGGGAAAAAGCTTATCAAAATAGATAAGTGGTTTCCGTCATCTAAAACTTGTTCATGTTGCGATCAAGTAAAGGAATCTTTATCGCTTTCTGAGCGTACATTCCGCTGTGAATGTGGATTCGAGAGCGACAGGGACGTCAATGCGGCAATCAATATCAAACATGAGGGCATGAAACGATTAGCAATAGCCTAA
- a CDS encoding EAL domain-containing protein, producing MTQQEEFYSILATGELTAYYQPIVSLSDGRIYGYEALARGPASSQLAMPDQLWAVAEKEQRLYALETLARKRAIEGFAPANPAWKLFINLNANVIYDPQFTPGQTLSLLEMQGLTPQQIVFEITERQSIADFTAFKQALSHYRCQGYKIAIDDAGAGYSSLQAIAELRPDYIKIDRSIIRGIDRDDIKAILLETMAIFARKIGCQLVAEGIETLAELDVVTALGVPLGQGYVFARPQPELRPISAEILLWWTGIRKHLGVEASG from the coding sequence TTGACGCAGCAAGAAGAGTTTTATTCGATTTTAGCAACAGGAGAGCTCACGGCATATTATCAGCCGATTGTGTCGCTTTCCGACGGGCGCATTTATGGATACGAAGCATTGGCACGTGGTCCAGCGTCCAGTCAGTTGGCGATGCCGGACCAATTATGGGCAGTGGCGGAAAAAGAACAGCGGCTGTATGCGCTTGAAACGTTGGCACGGAAGCGGGCGATTGAAGGATTTGCTCCCGCAAATCCAGCTTGGAAGCTATTTATTAATTTGAACGCCAACGTCATTTATGATCCACAGTTTACGCCAGGACAGACATTGTCGTTATTGGAAATGCAAGGATTGACGCCGCAACAAATTGTTTTTGAGATTACAGAACGCCAGTCGATTGCGGACTTTACGGCGTTCAAACAGGCGCTTAGCCATTACCGTTGCCAAGGGTATAAAATCGCGATTGATGATGCGGGAGCGGGCTATTCATCGCTGCAAGCGATCGCCGAATTGCGCCCTGATTATATTAAAATCGACCGCTCGATTATTCGCGGAATTGACCGCGATGACATAAAAGCGATTTTGTTAGAAACGATGGCGATATTTGCAAGGAAAATTGGCTGCCAACTAGTCGCCGAAGGAATCGAAACATTAGCGGAACTAGATGTCGTCACCGCGCTTGGCGTACCGCTCGGTCAAGGGTATGTCTTTGCTAGGCCGCAACCAGAGTTGAGGCCTATTTCAGCTGAAATCTTGCTCTGGTGGACAGGAATCAGGAAACATTTAGGTGTTGAAGCAAGTGGATAA
- the asnB gene encoding asparagine synthase (glutamine-hydrolyzing) codes for MCGIAAVFSNKQIPFATIKKMTDIIEHRGPDGEGHQSLLDDKLWLGHRRLAIVDLSNNGSQPMSYKNGRYWIVFNGEIYNYIEIRKELEALGHRFVSTTDTEVIMAAYDEWGEACLHKFNGMWAFIIIDTVAKTLFASRDRFGVKPFYYAVKDETIAFASEIKQLLVEDFVSKKANRDKVAKFLLFGEVNIEKETFFEGVNQLLPSEAMRVNLDEGVSSLKVWRYYHPPLNQSMKRDGNLVEYQQQFKELLFDSVRLRLRSDVPVGSCLSGGMDSSSIVLVMHELFKQNGVRNNIKTFTSCFANKKYDEWEFAETIVEQAEADSYRVYPDMNDLFHEIEDLIWHQDEPFKSTSIYAQWNVMRLARQNNITVLLDGQGADETMAGYHPYISVYMANLIRAGEFQTAAEELKKLKETGLISATEPLGKVWLKIIYHALGVKIRRGSDVKELLKKEYEHINRTEIPSNFQEYLYTEIFGSLQSLLRYEDRNSMAFSIEARTPYLDYRLVELMLSIPGGYKIYDGYTKPFLRQAMKGIMNDKVRLRVDKKGFVTPEDIWYREKFAEIKSILLSDDSPLDLWIDKTQLKNWLNDPVKPFGKYHLWRLLSVHFWMKKFNLG; via the coding sequence ATGTGCGGCATAGCGGCTGTATTTTCTAATAAACAAATTCCGTTTGCAACGATAAAAAAAATGACAGATATTATTGAGCATAGGGGGCCGGATGGTGAAGGTCACCAATCACTGTTAGATGATAAGCTGTGGCTAGGACATCGTCGGTTGGCGATTGTGGATCTTTCCAATAACGGTTCTCAGCCGATGAGTTATAAAAACGGAAGATATTGGATTGTATTTAATGGGGAGATTTATAACTATATTGAAATCCGAAAAGAGCTAGAAGCTTTAGGGCATCGTTTTGTTTCCACGACGGATACGGAAGTGATTATGGCAGCGTACGATGAATGGGGAGAAGCTTGTTTGCACAAATTTAACGGCATGTGGGCCTTTATCATCATTGATACGGTAGCCAAAACGCTGTTTGCGTCCAGAGACCGGTTTGGCGTAAAACCTTTTTATTACGCCGTTAAAGATGAAACGATTGCCTTTGCTTCGGAAATTAAGCAGTTGCTTGTAGAAGACTTTGTCAGCAAAAAAGCCAATCGGGATAAAGTGGCTAAGTTTCTCTTATTTGGGGAAGTGAATATCGAAAAGGAAACGTTTTTTGAGGGAGTAAATCAGCTCCTTCCAAGTGAAGCGATGCGCGTGAATTTAGATGAAGGAGTATCTAGCTTAAAAGTTTGGAGATATTACCACCCTCCGTTGAATCAGTCAATGAAACGAGATGGAAACTTGGTTGAGTATCAGCAGCAATTTAAAGAGCTGTTGTTTGATTCGGTTCGGCTGCGGCTCAGAAGTGATGTGCCGGTCGGTTCGTGTTTAAGTGGCGGGATGGATTCTTCTTCCATCGTGTTAGTGATGCACGAACTGTTTAAGCAAAACGGTGTTCGTAATAACATTAAAACCTTTACGTCGTGCTTTGCCAATAAAAAATATGACGAATGGGAGTTTGCTGAAACAATTGTCGAGCAGGCAGAAGCGGACAGTTATCGAGTATATCCAGATATGAATGATTTATTTCACGAGATTGAAGATTTAATCTGGCATCAGGACGAGCCGTTTAAATCCACGTCGATATACGCCCAGTGGAATGTAATGAGACTCGCTCGGCAGAATAATATAACAGTGCTGCTGGATGGACAAGGGGCCGATGAAACGATGGCTGGGTATCATCCATACATCTCTGTATATATGGCGAATTTAATTCGAGCCGGTGAATTCCAGACAGCTGCTGAAGAGTTGAAAAAACTAAAAGAAACAGGACTCATTTCCGCCACGGAGCCGCTAGGGAAAGTATGGTTGAAAATCATCTACCACGCTTTAGGTGTCAAAATTCGCCGCGGAAGTGATGTGAAGGAACTGTTGAAAAAAGAATACGAACACATTAATAGAACGGAAATACCGAGCAATTTTCAAGAGTACTTATATACCGAAATTTTCGGATCGTTGCAATCGTTATTAAGATACGAAGATCGAAACTCGATGGCGTTTTCGATTGAAGCACGGACGCCGTATCTTGATTATCGGTTAGTGGAGTTGATGCTGTCGATACCAGGCGGATACAAAATATATGACGGATATACGAAGCCGTTTTTACGACAAGCGATGAAGGGGATAATGAATGACAAAGTTCGACTGCGGGTCGATAAGAAAGGATTTGTGACACCGGAGGACATTTGGTATAGAGAAAAATTCGCAGAAATTAAATCCATCCTTTTATCCGACGATTCGCCGCTTGATCTATGGATTGACAAAACGCAGCTAAAAAATTGGCTAAACGACCCGGTGAAACCGTTCGGCAAATATCATTTATGGCGATTATTATCCGTTCATTTTTGGATGAAAAAATTTAATTTAGGGTAG
- a CDS encoding exosporium glycoprotein BclB-related protein, with the protein MTGPTGPTGSTGPTGPTGPTGPTGPTGSTGPTGSTGSTGPTGSTGPTGPTGPTGPTGPTGASAIIPFASGGIITLAATAAGLANTTGLIGFGNSVSNVSLLGNTIDLSSLLSSGGLANFTFTVPRDGTITAVTANFNAISSLALLGTATIRAQLYISNSPSSNIFTAIPSTLVTLSPNISFPLTLLQNASGIVTNLTETVNAGSRLLMVFSITTSGLSIATTVTGYASAGVAIN; encoded by the coding sequence ATGACCGGACCGACGGGACCTACTGGATCGACGGGACCGACGGGACCTACTGGACCGACGGGACCGACGGGACCTACTGGATCGACGGGACCTACGGGATCTACTGGATCGACGGGACCTACGGGATCTACTGGACCAACAGGACCAACAGGACCGACGGGACCAACAGGACCAACGGGGGCTAGTGCCATTATTCCGTTTGCATCAGGAGGTATTATTACGTTAGCAGCTACTGCTGCTGGTTTAGCAAATACAACAGGTTTAATCGGTTTTGGTAACTCCGTTTCCAATGTTAGTTTGCTAGGGAATACAATCGATCTTTCTTCGCTCTTAAGTAGTGGAGGTTTAGCTAATTTCACCTTTACCGTTCCACGCGACGGGACAATTACAGCAGTAACGGCTAATTTTAATGCCATATCTAGCCTTGCGCTTTTAGGAACAGCCACAATCAGAGCACAACTTTATATTTCTAACTCACCTTCTAGTAATATATTTACTGCTATCCCAAGCACTCTCGTTACATTATCACCAAACATTTCCTTCCCACTGACTCTATTGCAAAATGCTAGTGGAATAGTCACCAATTTAACAGAAACCGTTAATGCAGGATCTCGATTACTCATGGTATTTTCCATTACAACCTCTGGTCTTTCCATCGCTACTACAGTGACAGGCTACGCGAGTGCTGGAGTGGCTATTAATTAA
- a CDS encoding tetratricopeptide repeat-containing glycosyltransferase family 2 protein codes for MVTVSLCMIVKNEENVLARCLDSVSDLVDEIIIVDTGSTDNTKAIASRYTEKVMDFPWRNDFSAARNFSFQHATMDYIFWMDADDVLLEKDRHQFRHLKHTLDPSVDSVTMIYNLSTDENGNVTASLRRNRLVKRANVFQWYGAVHEYLEVWGTIINSDIAITHQPLHPHRHSKRNLHIYEERLAQNETFSPRDLFYFANELFDHQQYERAIEYYEKFLKTNKGWIEDNIYACGKLADCFYEIGNKEKAFHYALQSFSYDTPRAEFCCRLGYYFLQCQQYQSAVFWYKLATQLEKPKENWGLINHICWTWLPHLQLCVCYYHLGEYELAYKHNEIARQYAPENGSILHNKSLLESILSFH; via the coding sequence TTGGTTACCGTTAGCCTTTGCATGATTGTAAAAAACGAGGAAAACGTCCTTGCCCGTTGCCTAGACAGCGTAAGCGATCTGGTAGACGAAATCATTATTGTAGATACAGGGTCTACAGATAACACGAAAGCTATTGCGAGCCGTTATACTGAGAAAGTGATGGATTTTCCTTGGCGTAATGATTTTTCTGCCGCACGCAACTTTTCTTTTCAACATGCCACTATGGACTACATTTTTTGGATGGATGCAGATGATGTTCTACTAGAGAAAGATCGTCACCAATTTCGGCATTTAAAGCATACGCTAGATCCGTCCGTTGATTCGGTAACAATGATTTACAACCTTTCTACTGACGAAAATGGGAATGTAACAGCTAGCCTCCGTCGTAATCGACTTGTCAAGCGAGCGAATGTTTTTCAGTGGTATGGTGCCGTCCATGAGTATTTAGAAGTGTGGGGAACAATTATCAACAGCGACATTGCTATTACCCATCAACCACTTCATCCCCATCGTCATTCGAAGCGAAATTTGCATATTTACGAAGAACGTCTAGCACAAAATGAAACATTTTCACCTAGAGACTTGTTTTATTTCGCTAATGAGCTATTCGACCATCAACAATACGAACGAGCCATAGAGTATTACGAGAAATTCTTAAAAACAAACAAGGGATGGATCGAAGATAATATCTATGCATGTGGAAAATTAGCCGATTGTTTTTATGAGATTGGTAACAAAGAAAAGGCTTTTCACTATGCTCTTCAGTCGTTTTCGTACGATACACCACGTGCAGAATTTTGTTGTCGGCTAGGTTATTATTTTCTGCAATGCCAGCAATACCAGTCTGCTGTTTTTTGGTACAAATTAGCGACTCAATTGGAAAAACCAAAAGAAAACTGGGGATTGATTAATCACATATGCTGGACATGGCTACCTCATTTACAGCTTTGCGTCTGTTACTACCATTTAGGAGAATATGAGCTTGCTTATAAACACAACGAAATCGCGCGACAATACGCACCTGAAAACGGAAGTATATTGCATAACAAGTCTCTGCTAGAGTCTATTTTATCCTTCCATTAG
- a CDS encoding cupin domain-containing protein has product MPHIDAQCECQAAKTDGAEIATFIDNEYFLMQNWDITKEWEVEQTTCFLLASVIAGEGGLCTATETYLLQKGNHFLLAYPFIHFAIKGKLQVIVSSPAWPKQ; this is encoded by the coding sequence GTGCCGCATATAGACGCCCAATGCGAGTGTCAAGCAGCGAAAACAGACGGTGCAGAAATTGCGACATTTATTGACAACGAGTATTTTCTCATGCAAAATTGGGATATTACAAAAGAATGGGAAGTAGAGCAAACGACATGCTTCCTATTGGCGAGCGTGATTGCGGGAGAAGGGGGGCTTTGCACAGCAACCGAAACGTATCTACTACAAAAAGGCAATCATTTTCTCCTCGCATATCCGTTTATTCATTTTGCAATAAAAGGAAAATTACAAGTGATCGTCTCCTCGCCGGCATGGCCGAAACAATAG
- a CDS encoding YecA family protein produces MFVGRNDLCPCGSGKKYKKCCMNKDRVTEISRVRQERFFQLKTELIEKIQGFLGEKLSFFEHYNVKKAFHRELKPLKNKDRLEHFLPVWSVLFYRYKNGLRGIEWFYEENKGKLSNEERNMVETWMALVPRLVQIVDKEEAGVIVEDRFTSQQLFMPFCETMYEAVPWGGIFSFIEPFGEGHYIHGLTFIESPDGVERAYKQIIQRLAETGASYEQVVFTSFFAILDHMIGDPPSGKKIKKERVTLHYHVNDVKQLTRSLLEKNVIIIDEESDGYIELSLVGQEVKYEDNVVDGPIYIRQVFGYIDIENNKLRFQSLDVDATDRFKQLMSEERVPLIKETADKVDVPEGVELATYAVHVADGIPSYMGAIAQEMVLAYESLHRPVLDGKTPMEWLESGSLERVERWLRQREYASFMAFASKTGGITPDYNSIRRKLRLPLSPFVTLGEGRQSRMHTLKPLEHTSHSHLQMPFDWAAYFFGSDLLAFFEEKAVGKSAETQQKYRVGIAVLADYFKTKHYASWEEVSENDWHECIVYFYLKTYRDISVHQAKRFISTCKAFAKWLDRKYGTEHAQSVSKITQETEEEVYQAIRLFDKYQPYWSRKNPIWSVVRNLPREKHVYQIVSVSSTVMLRAIDTNDTHRINIPPSLRGFMKKGMFIVCSLMYTEDGKRMIHYVDTVFPEAAAAYMPAYIQEKKRLPIN; encoded by the coding sequence ATGTTCGTTGGCAGAAATGATTTATGCCCTTGTGGAAGCGGAAAAAAGTATAAAAAATGTTGCATGAACAAAGATCGAGTGACGGAAATCAGCCGCGTTCGGCAAGAGCGGTTTTTTCAGTTAAAGACGGAACTGATTGAAAAGATCCAAGGGTTTTTAGGAGAAAAATTGTCTTTCTTTGAACATTACAATGTCAAAAAAGCGTTTCATCGCGAGTTGAAACCGTTGAAAAACAAGGACAGGCTCGAGCATTTTCTCCCTGTGTGGTCGGTGCTGTTTTATCGCTACAAAAACGGCTTGCGCGGGATTGAATGGTTTTATGAAGAAAACAAAGGGAAACTAAGTAACGAAGAGCGCAACATGGTCGAAACATGGATGGCGCTCGTTCCGCGGCTTGTGCAAATCGTCGACAAGGAAGAAGCAGGAGTCATTGTCGAAGATCGTTTTACGTCCCAGCAGCTGTTTATGCCGTTTTGTGAAACGATGTATGAGGCTGTTCCGTGGGGCGGGATATTTAGTTTTATTGAGCCGTTTGGCGAAGGGCATTATATTCACGGATTGACGTTTATTGAAAGCCCTGATGGGGTAGAGCGAGCGTATAAGCAAATCATTCAGCGGTTGGCGGAAACAGGCGCCTCGTATGAGCAAGTCGTGTTTACGTCCTTTTTCGCTATTTTGGACCATATGATAGGTGATCCTCCTTCAGGAAAAAAGATAAAAAAGGAGAGGGTTACACTACATTATCATGTGAACGATGTGAAACAGCTGACTCGTTCCCTTCTTGAAAAAAATGTGATCATCATTGATGAGGAATCGGATGGCTATATTGAGCTCAGTCTTGTTGGACAGGAAGTCAAATACGAAGATAATGTGGTAGATGGCCCTATTTACATTCGGCAAGTGTTTGGATATATCGATATCGAAAACAACAAGCTTCGTTTTCAATCGCTCGATGTAGACGCAACGGATCGCTTTAAGCAGTTGATGAGTGAAGAGCGTGTGCCTTTGATAAAGGAAACGGCCGATAAAGTGGATGTGCCAGAAGGGGTAGAACTTGCGACATATGCCGTTCATGTAGCGGATGGCATCCCTTCTTACATGGGAGCGATAGCGCAAGAGATGGTGCTTGCTTACGAATCGTTGCATCGCCCTGTACTCGATGGGAAAACGCCGATGGAATGGTTAGAAAGTGGATCGTTGGAGCGCGTCGAGCGATGGCTGCGGCAGCGGGAATATGCAAGCTTTATGGCCTTTGCTTCGAAAACAGGGGGCATCACACCGGATTATAATTCGATTCGCCGCAAGTTGCGCTTGCCTCTCTCTCCGTTCGTTACACTCGGAGAAGGACGCCAGAGCCGCATGCATACATTAAAACCATTAGAGCATACAAGTCATTCGCATTTACAAATGCCGTTTGATTGGGCGGCATACTTTTTCGGCAGCGACTTACTCGCATTTTTTGAAGAAAAAGCAGTAGGGAAGTCCGCGGAAACGCAACAAAAATATCGAGTAGGAATTGCCGTGCTGGCTGATTATTTCAAAACGAAACACTATGCATCGTGGGAGGAAGTGAGCGAAAACGACTGGCATGAGTGTATCGTCTACTTTTATTTGAAAACGTATCGCGATATTAGCGTCCACCAAGCAAAACGATTCATCTCGACGTGCAAAGCGTTCGCCAAATGGCTCGATCGAAAATATGGGACAGAGCATGCACAATCTGTATCGAAAATCACGCAAGAAACCGAGGAAGAGGTGTATCAAGCCATCCGTCTGTTTGACAAGTACCAACCGTATTGGTCTAGAAAAAATCCGATATGGTCGGTGGTAAGGAACCTACCGCGCGAGAAGCACGTATACCAAATCGTTTCTGTTTCTTCTACAGTGATGCTGCGCGCGATTGACACGAATGATACGCATCGCATAAACATCCCCCCATCTTTGCGTGGATTCATGAAAAAGGGAATGTTTATCGTATGTTCGTTGATGTACACGGAAGATGGGAAAAGGATGATTCACTACGTAGATACTGTCTTTCCGGAAGCCGCTGCAGCATACATGCCGGCATATATACAAGAGAAAAAACGATTGCCAATAAATTAG
- a CDS encoding VanZ family protein, whose protein sequence is MSQRMRWVFVIGWCVVIYCFSEFSIFTGESTERVLRHLLAYWPFGAQGDGGASPLNFLVRKSAHVTAFGILAVLVFRALLPRRWAYIGAWSFATLYAATDEWHQSFEPGRTAAVTDVAIDACGALVALVVVWMWRRVRNVRRKEISV, encoded by the coding sequence ATGAGTCAACGTATGCGATGGGTTTTTGTGATTGGGTGGTGTGTTGTGATTTATTGCTTTAGTGAGTTTTCAATCTTTACAGGAGAAAGTACCGAGCGAGTATTGCGCCATTTATTGGCGTATTGGCCGTTTGGGGCGCAAGGGGATGGCGGGGCCTCTCCGCTTAATTTCCTCGTTCGCAAATCGGCGCATGTAACGGCGTTTGGCATTTTAGCTGTTCTTGTGTTTCGTGCGCTCCTTCCGCGGCGATGGGCGTACATTGGCGCTTGGAGCTTTGCGACGCTGTATGCAGCAACGGATGAATGGCATCAGTCGTTTGAGCCGGGACGGACAGCTGCGGTGACGGATGTGGCAATCGATGCGTGTGGGGCGCTGGTCGCGCTAGTTGTTGTATGGATGTGGCGGCGTGTTCGAAACGTGAGGAGAAAAGAAATTTCCGTTTAA
- a CDS encoding IS3 family transposase yields MKTKGKKRKESKKDQQLKEYISLIFHEHKGRYGYRKIHAV; encoded by the coding sequence TTGAAAACAAAGGGTAAGAAGAGAAAAGAGTCTAAGAAAGACCAACAATTAAAAGAATATATCTCTTTGATTTTCCATGAACACAAAGGGAGATATGGATATCGAAAAATTCACGCCGTGTGA
- a CDS encoding IS3 family transposase, whose amino-acid sequence MKRKQPIKVKKATSAGYIYENLLKRNFSTTRLNEKWVTDVTEIAVEDKKLFVSAVMDLHNNEIIGHQISSTHDVQLVKDSLLYALEIRHIKDSLILHSDQGMPYRSTRWKTLMDTFSITPSMSRKANALDNACIESFFSYLKTEMEQDLQHTKSVEEATQLIHDYIRYYNHQRIQGVLHYQTPTQYAKAS is encoded by the coding sequence ATGAAACGAAAACAACCCATCAAAGTGAAAAAAGCAACTTCGGCTGGATATATTTATGAAAATCTATTAAAAAGAAACTTTTCCACGACACGTTTGAATGAAAAATGGGTCACAGATGTCACAGAAATTGCCGTGGAAGATAAAAAACTATTTGTTTCTGCCGTTATGGATTTACACAACAATGAAATTATCGGGCATCAGATTTCATCAACACACGATGTTCAACTTGTGAAAGATTCACTATTATATGCATTAGAAATCAGACACATCAAGGATTCCTTAATTCTTCATTCAGATCAAGGAATGCCCTATCGATCAACAAGATGGAAAACGCTGATGGATACATTTTCGATTACACCAAGCATGTCGAGAAAAGCGAATGCGCTTGATAACGCATGCATAGAAAGCTTTTTCTCCTATCTGAAAACAGAGATGGAGCAGGATTTGCAACATACGAAAAGTGTGGAAGAGGCAACACAGCTCATTCATGATTACATTCGCTATTACAACCACCAACGTATACAAGGTGTTCTTCATTATCAAACACCAACTCAATATGCAAAGGCTAGTTAA